Proteins found in one Raphanus sativus cultivar WK10039 unplaced genomic scaffold, ASM80110v3 Scaffold2960, whole genome shotgun sequence genomic segment:
- the LOC130506174 gene encoding protein translation factor SUI1 homolog 2-like, with protein MSDLEVQVPTAFDPFADANAEDAGAGAGTKEYVHIRVQQRNGRKSLTTVQGLKKEYSYTKILKDLKKEFCCNGTVVQDSELGQVIQLQGDQRKNVSTFLVQAGLVKKDNIKIHGF; from the exons ATGTCAGATCTTGAAGTTCAAGTCCCCACTGCCTTTG ATCCGTTTGCTGATGCAAATGCTGAGGACGCTGGAGCTGGAGCTGGAACAAAGGAATACGTGCACATACGTGTTCAGCAGCGTAATGGTAGAAAAAGCCTGACCACTGTCCAGGGCCTTAAGAAAGAGTATAGCTATACTAAGATCCTTAAAGACCTTAAGAAAGAGTTCTGCTGCAATGGCACTGTCGTCCAGGACTCTGAACTAGGACAG GTTATTCAGCTTCAAGGTGATCAGAGGAAGAACGTCTCTACTTTCCTTGTTCAG GCTGGTCTTGTGAAGAAGGATAACATCAAGATCCATGGTTTTTGA